tgtgttgtGTCATGTCAACTTTTTGAGTCATGTACACGTTTATAGACCCGCGGCCTTCCCACcattttttaatactattttcccCCCAATATAGCCTACAGCTACTTTTTGCTAACAAGATAATTTGTTTATTcagaggaagtgtgcaggaaAAAAGTGGAAGAGACCCGAgtgctcgatcaacatcagccatcttgcaaacagacaaccgcTAGCACTTGCCCCTCCTACAAGAAGCGGATTTCGGCTCAGAGGCGAACAATCGTTTGCTTTCTACGTGGCTTAATTGCGCAGTGAATgcttttggacacctttttgttTGTTGCAGTGTCGATGACATACTTGATAATGTCAGCTCTCATATCGTCTATCAGTCCCTTTCAGTATGCAGTTccataacatttatttgatcagaatctAAGCTGAATCTTGAATACTTACTGTGATAGTTTTTTGTATGACTGTGTAGAGCAGATGAATGTTTGAAACATTTCCCACAtgcagtgcagtgatacggtttctctccagtgtggatcctcttgtgtcttttcagacttgatgatacactgaatctcttgtcacaatgtgaacactcataaggtttttctccagtgtgaatcctctggtGCAGTTTTAAACAGTTTGCTGAAATGAAAGTCTTTTCACACACAAAGCACATGAACTCTCTCACAccagtgtgtgttttctgatgCACTTTCAAAGTTGAAATACGTGAAAAGTTCTTTCCACAACAATAACATGAATGTGGCTTCTCCTTGGTATGAACACTCAGGTGCTTCTTCAGGTCTGAAGACCTCAAAAACATTttgccgcactgatcacatgagtACAGCTTCTCTCCAGTATGGATATTCATGTGTCTCTTAAGGCGtgatgattgtgtgaaactcttcccacattgatcacaagtgtacagtttctctccagtatgaacaaTAATGTGACGCTCAAGATTTCTTTCGCTTGTCAAACACTTTCCACATTGATTACATGTGTACAGTTTCTCTTCTGTATGAAATTTCATATGTGTCATAAGGATTCCTTTCCGTACAAAATTCTTcccgcattgatcacatgtgtacggtttCTCTTCAGTGTGGGTCCTCTCATGTGCTTTCAGGTATCcagactgactgaatctcttgtcacagtgtgaacacttgtaggGTTTCTTTCCAGTGTGGATGATCATGTGTTTCTTAAGGCTTAATGatcgtgtgaaactcttcccacactgatcacatgtgtacggtttctctccagtgtggatcctctcatgtgtttttagatctcctgaccgactgaatctcttgtcacagtgtgaacagttgtgtggtttctctccagtgtggttGTTCATGTGATACTTAAGGCttgatgattgtgtgaaactcttcccgcactgatcacacgtgaacggtttctctccagtgtgaactctcatgtgaaacACAAgactattttttcttttcaaactctttccacattgaggACAAGTGAAAGATTTCTTGGCTCTATTCTGTAaaactttttgtttggtttgagagcaactcAAAGGTTTTTCTTCAGTTCTGACATGATGATTCTCCTCATCTTCACTCAATTCTTCATTTGCCTCACTTTTTTcaataaacactaaaataaaagcaaaaacagttcAATTGTCAGTAACTtgaaaacaaccaaacaaacagacaaaaacataatagaaaatgttaaaaatgtataaaattcaaCTCTAGTGTAACAGACAATCAATTTTTCTCCTTTTGATtttggcctccataatccttaatgAATGAGGTTTGAAACAATCAGGACCTCTCCTAGGTCTAGCCTCCTGGCCAAACTGTCTTGATTAGAGAGGGAATCAACACACTGATGGTCACTCTGGTTGAGCTCCATGATCTTATATGGATATGGGAGAAATTTACAGAAGGACAGAAATCACTTGGACACTCCAGCAATCTGGGCTTGATGATAAAGTGGCCAAACTCAAGCTTCTCCTCAGTAAAGATACATGAATCCCTgattgaaatgtatataaaaagacTCTCAGACTATGAAATAAAAGATTCTCTGGTCCTCAATTCCTCATTCATGTCTGAGGGAAACCAAGCACTTATCATCAGCATAATACCAtccccaacagtgaagcatggtggcaGCAGCATCATCAtaacctcagactgggccgaaagTTAACCTTCCAATATGACAAACAGCCAAGTCAATGCAGCAGTGGCTTAGGGATGACTCTATGAACatccttgagtggcccagccaaACCTGAGACTTGAAGCCAATCAGCCATATTTGGAGAAACTAGGCCTGGGCGATATGGCCTACAAATAAAAATCTGGAAAAAATGTTCCCCCATACATAAAATCAATATTAAGATGACAAAGAAATTGTTAAAAACAAGgtttaatatcatttattatttaccaGTCAAATGTATACCTGAGACAAgatgatttataaaaattaaaaaaagcagtacaaccttaatgctggaaagacctttagtCTAATCtaaccatccaagtgcacactcGGCGTTAAGAGCTGTTAAAATAATACTGCCAACTTCACAGTGAGTCAGTGCCACGGAAGTAGGACAGAgcaagtataaatatatatctatatttccATCTTGCAATGCAGATGTTTAACAGTTTATGCtggttattcatttaaaaaaaaaaatattggtaataGAACAAATACTGTTTAACTGCTTCAACGCTGGATGCGAGAGTTGTCGTGTCGTGCCCCCGCTGTATTAAAAGTCtatctaaacttgatgacatcacactacagtTGCAAATCATCTGAACATGTTGTCATAAATAGAACGAGGCATCAGTttactgatggggatcgtgtcgcATCacgccgcatccagtgtagacaacattactgggttctgttgtcttttgttaGACTGCGCCACTCTTTTCCGGTGTAGACTTGGTGTAAGGTTTTATAATGGGTTATGTTATAGCTCtacttgtttttaatgtttttatgaaatatctgtattgactgcatgatcATATCAAcgtattatttactgccatgcgagcCACAAAAGCTTGGCGAGTCTCGCAACACTGTTGCAGTTTGCTTTTTTGGCGagtaaataaaagttttgttttttttaatatccaaaaaccacAAGAACAGTGTCATATATTTTGTGaactttgaagaatgtttaaatccagagaaataagcaattttaactagtgacacggACCTTGTTCATAGTGTCATTGTGTCCCCTGCCAATAATGTCTAGGGTTTTTTTTTAAGTcgacttttatgtgatgaaaatCAAGTTGAAGACGACTAGTAACTGACGACATCATTAATGAACCAATAAGTCCGGAGCTGCGAAAAACACCTGTGCACATCTATGGCATATGACACAGCGCTGCCCACATGGCAATTGCTCCTAGCACCGAAcagctcatttttatcagttcttttgcctttgggttgttttatttctcacagatttctgctcgttcTAAATCCGATACAGATAAAGTAGTAAAGTTAggattacatttatatgaatgcattagtgagagcgATTGTGTGTGCAAATTATTTCTACACGGCAGCGTCTCTCtagtagggctgtagctatcgaatattttagtaatcgagtattctaccaaaaattccattgattaatcgagtaatcggttaaattgcatttttgcttaattaaagtgcaatattaattatgcaatacAAAATaggactcctgggtctcttaaaatgaacaactaagtttccttttttagaaatttaaattttttatttttaaatgcaaagaatgcaatgcatcaaaaataaaaatttaattattacccattgtttctttgtctgtacttgtactgtgaacaatgacaataaagttgacagatgaattaagtgcaatTGCCATTCCGTTGGGGTATTAAGTAAAGCATTTTGATGCACAtttaacattaaacacataaaacattaatttaatttatcttttaattattgaaaattaagcaaacttaactttttgttaaacaaaggggatttactattaaaaataaaacatggaagaaatgttgtgtgattaaaccttaaaaaaaaaaaaaaatgtcttagtaGTAGgctgaacaatagtctttaaccggacatttattttgacgggttgacgtacctttacagttctgtgtatgtggtgtgacgctagttttactcaaatcaaagtGTTCAcatcttatttagtgagacagcagatgctgaaatcaccgcgagcatCACTCGGGCTTCCGTGTGTTAATaaagagacacgcagaacatgcagaattcatatttaaaacagattgttccggcttaatatttacagatattagtccatatcgtgatttgatgtaagtgcaatggcctatttttgattaattcattcaaaatttggcaaatttcacgttaaactgtaaattctgtttttatgactggattccgcgattccctccgtgttttctgcatcgcggaaatcatggGACCCTAGTtatggtatgccagctctatcttggtTATAATTTTACAGTTGTTATTGCTGTGATTGCTATTATGGGGTTATGTTGTTTctcttaatgttgttttatactgTTGTAGCGCATTGAGTGGAAGAAAGGGGCAttacaaatacaatttattattattttatttgacagctGATGTGTGCAGTGTACTTTGCTTGCTTTAAAAAAGGTTCTTTCCTTCAGTaacaatctttttttgttgtcTGTCTTTTTTCTACTGCTATTGTTTTCTTTAGATTTGCTTCTCAGTAACATTCAATTTTAAGCTTTACTTTGTCCATTCCATCTTTTATAAGCATCCTCTGTCATGCCAATTCATATTAGCACACTTAGTTTTAAATGAACCTAGTTTATTATAGTCCATGATATATGAGTTAGAAATCATGTGAAAATATGTGTTtcagaaagtcatttttaaaaccaTAATTAACTATCCTAGATTAAGCCTACTTCTGTCTTAATTTAAACGCTGTCCAAGAAACTGCCCCAGAATTAATCTCAGAAGAATGCAATGAAATCCGAGCCCAGATGGTTAAAACTTTGTAAGCCTAATGTACCACAAAAAGCCATTAAAGATTAATGGAAAATAAAGACCCACCTCCTTGTTCCTCCTGTTTTATTCTTatagtttctggttcctcgtgttttattctccatgtttctggttcctcttgttttattctccaggtttctggttcctcgtgttttattctccagctTTCTGGCTCTtcgtgttttattctgcaggtttctggttcctcatgttttattctccaggttttctggttcactcgtgttctcctctttaacaaacatcatctttacagcagcagatctcagttcagattatcctcctccagatattcctgcttGATTCAAAACTTAGTCACGACTGTGAGGATGagaatattaatttaaaagtttcaaaaactgtattttctacttgcagaaaaaaaacagctaataGATTGTATTAAACAGCGCCACAATAAAACAAAACGGAGAGTGATGAAACTAGACTTCTTCTTCTGAGGTTTATTGGtgcttggtaaacaaacttgTGTCTTATCGCCACCCGCTGGACTGGAGAAGCGACAAGAGAAGGAAAATAATACCGGGGATTAGAGTGTATAATAAAGGTTTAACAGAAAAGATAGCTTTGCTATTgcatttcagtcttttttttcttcttgtataatgtattaaaatgtacttGAATAAGTTTGTATTAATATGCTATAAACTTGCTCGTATTTCAAGTGCATTTGTAATACCTGTAATAGTATTGTTTTTCACCAAGGTATGTATGCTGCTGTACTTTAAGTTTACTTTatgaatatttgtaatttacacAATATACATTAAAGTTTTCtatatatcataatattaaatgtacagtacaataaatattaatgtgtAGCCTATAATATATTTGcctctaatatataatatattaagtgTGAACGTGTGTTTATACTGAAAAAAACAGCTTTATAATATACTGATGAGctgaaatacaatttaaatgtactTGAAGCACATTAAAATTATGCTTCAAATATACTCCAACAGTAAGTAGTTCATTAaccatttgaagaaaaaaaatacagtatattaatacttctttgtaaattatgatTCAAAGTATAAAACCTTGgataatttgcagttaccatggctacaagtactatatttttttgtgttattgttaaaaccatgggtaattttctaAGGGAAcctgaggaaaaataaataaataaataacatttcatagaAATGTGGCTGAAAGTGAcaatttacaattatatatatatatatatatatatatatatatatatatatatatatatatatatatatatatatatatatatatatataaataaatgtatgaggtATGCATTgtagttgacacctaaatgaagTGTTTTTCCTCAAATTCTATTGATCTTCAGATTTGTGTTTGAGCCCATGTAAAAaaatagcataatttacatatgatttacagtcaattttaataaatatcaaacattttaaacTGTGCATTATAGATGACACCAAGAACAACAGTTGTTTggtgactgtaagtcattctcctcaaatgcttttgacgttagaaaagtgtataccaatattgcATGTAgcttaagggtgctttcacactagcacttttggtgcacaGCAGGGGTCGATTGACGTCAGAGTTCGCTTCGTTTTGATGATATGAACGCTGTATTCCATACTCGAATGGGCACCCGCGAGCCGTACCCGAGTCCgcttaaaaacggtggtctggggtacgCTTCATGTGAGCTGGTACGGTACCAAATCGCGGAAGTGAAccgcttttaatgacaaattatttgatgaaaatgtgtgtttgtgtgtgtgtttcactcactttcctgatgagcgtgaatgacgcgctgcaagcagagagctgtacatctcatttGTGTTCGCCTTCAACGTTCTTTAGAGAATTTTCAGTACATTCATAAGACAGACGCAAGTGccgttatgtaccgaagctttataaacaaaacgaacagttcaaaaacGTAATACATTAAAGTGCggagagtaatgtt
This DNA window, taken from Carassius auratus strain Wakin unplaced genomic scaffold, ASM336829v1 scaf_tig00216060, whole genome shotgun sequence, encodes the following:
- the LOC113097013 gene encoding gastrula zinc finger protein XlCGF57.1-like — its product is MRGFTLERNRTSVHIVTRDSVKTCRIKHEEPESWRIKHEEPETWRIKQEEPETWRIKHEEPETIRIKQEEQGVFIEKSEANEELSEDEENHHVRTEEKPLSCSQTKQKVLQNRAKKSFTCPQCGKSLKRKNSLVFHMRVHTGEKPFTCDQCGKSFTQSSSLKYHMNNHTGEKPHNCSHCDKRFSRSGDLKTHERIHTGEKPYTCDQCGKSFTRSLSLKKHMIIHTGKKPYKCSHCDKRFSQSGYLKAHERTHTEEKPYTCDQCGKNFVRKGILMTHMKFHTEEKLYTCNQCGKCLTSERNLERHIIVHTGEKLYTCDQCGKSFTQSSRLKRHMNIHTGEKLYSCDQCGKMFLRSSDLKKHLSVHTKEKPHSCYCCGKNFSRISTLKVHQKTHTGVREFMCFVCEKTFISANCLKLHQRIHTGEKPYECSHCDKRFSVSSSLKRHKRIHTGEKPYHCTACGKCFKHSSALHSHTKNYHKLIEETEENKESSEVEEKNQVKTGEVQSTKLNHQTVNI